The sequence TGTTTAAAATTTGGCACGGTTAATTGTGGTATGCTTGAACCTTCACCACTTGGAATTTTAAATTTTAAAGCATAAGCTAAAAATTTTAAGTCTAAAATATTATCTTTTGGTATTGCGCTTATTAGCCTAACTATTGGACAAAAAGGCTCATTTCTAACACAAACAAAACCTATTGTTCCACGAGCCGAAACTGTAACGGCTTGTTTATTAATAGTAGCATATTTTGTATATCCATAAAGTCCATTGTCTTTTATGCCATTTGAATAAATAGGAATTTTAAAATCATTTGTTTTAATTGGTGAAAATTCTGCTGGTTTATCACCACCTGCTGATATTTTTTCACAAATTTCCCCCAGTTTTTTGACTTCCCAGCCTTTTGGTATTTTATTCATCATTTTGCACTACTTTTAAATTTATCAATTATAAAATCTTTTAATTCCCAATTAAAATTTTTATAGGTTGCACAATTTATATGATTAAATTTTTTTAGCATAGTTACCCCTTTATTTTACGCCACTAAAGCTTGATTTAATTCTATTAGTAAATTCTCAAAGTTATCAAAAAGCGTTTTAGCTTTAAAAATTCCACCCTTATTACCCAAAAAGCTCTGTATGTCTGCTAAATCAAGATAAGAATTGCTTATTATATACTCTTTTATAAGCTCTAAAAATTCGTTTTGTTTTTCATCAAATATTATGCCCTTGTTCTTTTGCCTACCTTTCCATAGTTCAAATCTAGAATTTGCTATGCTGCTAAACTCCCTAAGCTCATCATCAAAACCTAGAGCAAATTTGACTAATTGTATGATATTTGTAAGACACCCCACAATACTTTTGGCGTTATTTTTAACTTTGTCTGGTTTGACTAAAGCGTAAGAATTCCATATTTGAAAACTATCTAGATTGTTAGATTTTAGCTTGTCGTTTAGTTCGTTTATTAACTCATAAGTAAGTTTTCTATTTTTATAATCTTTATTATAGATTATGCTTAGAGCCGTGATCTCATCTTTATTTTCATTGATAAAATCATTAAAATTTGCGATTATTTCATTTGCTTTGTTTTTATTGAATTCCGCATTTATCACACTATCTGGTGAAATATCATCTATATAGAGTTTTGATTTTTGCGATAGATCTAGTAACATTTTACGAAATATAGGCTTATTAAATGGTTTTAAAACTTCATCTTTTTTGGCTATGATTTCATCATTGTTTAAGTTTTGTGTAAGATCTACATCTAAGGTATCTAAAATATCGCTAGCGAGTTGCCCTAGTGTTTTTGAATCTAGTATTTTTGAAATTTGAGTTTTGTCATCATCGCTGATATTGGCTTCTATTCGCACTAGGCGTCCAGCAAGGCTAGAGAGTGTATCATCGCTAGTATCGCCATTAGCCACATTTTCTAAGATTTTAGCTAGACTTATACCTTTTTTGCGTTCAAGTGGTGCTGAAATTGTTTTTTTGCTTTCGCTTACACCTACTGCATCTATGAGATAGAATTTATCTTTGCTTTTAGCATTTGGTGTGATAGTTTGTAAATCATTAGGATTTATGGTGCGAACGCCTCTACCCTTCATCTGTTCGTAATACAAAGATGACTTTACATCACGCATAAAAATCACCACTTCAAGTGGCTTAATATCTGTACCTGTAGCTATCATATCTACAGTAACTGCTATGCGAAAAGTCGGGTCTGTTTTAAAGGCTTTTATTAGTTCTTCTGGTTTTGCGTTGCCGATATTATATGTAATTTTTTTGCAAAAATCATTACCTTGCCCAAAAACTTCTCTAGTTATGCGAGTGATATTTTCAGCGTGATTATCATCTTTAGCAAATATAAGAGTTTTTGGTACAAAGCTAGGCTCACGCTCTGGATAAAGCTCGGTAAAAATAGCATTCTTGTAACATTCTAAAATAGTTTGAATTTGATTTATAGATACTACGGAGCGATCTAGGTCTGTTTTTTGATATTCTAAATTTTCATCTAGGCTTTCATAGTATTTCAATCTAGTTTTTTTGTCCATTACAGGCACCAAAAAGCCTTTTTTGATAGTGTTTCCGTATTCGCTGATTTGAGTTTTGATGCGAAAAATTTCACAATCAACATTTATACCATCTATTATAGAGCGCTCTAGCGGGTATTGACTAACTAAATTCGCACTAAAATATCCTAAAGTCTGCTTAGATGGAGTAGCAGTAAGTCCGATGATAAAGGCGTCAAAATACTCTAAAACCTGTCTCCACTCGCCATAAATACTTCTATGGCATTCATCAACTACGATAAAATCAAAACTCTCAATAGGGATATTTGGATTATAGCTTACTATTCGTTCGCTCTTATTTTCGCTTTTATAGTTTTCATAGGCTGAAATTTCTTCATCTTTTTCATCATAGTATTCATCGCCACTAAGCATAGAATACATACGCTGAATAGTGGTGATAACGACTTTTGCATCTTTATCTATGGTATTTGTATTAAGATGTTGAGTTATATAAACTTCACTAAATTTGCGATTTTCATCATTTAGGTGAAAATTTTCAAATTCATTTTTGGTTTGTTTGCCAAGATTGTTTCTATCTACCAAAAATAACACCCTTTTTGCACCAGCAAATTTAATAAGGCGATAGATAAAATTACATGCTGTAAAAGTTTTGCCAGAGCCGGTTGCCATTTGGATTAAGGCTCTTGGTTTATAATTTTTAAGGGAGTTTTCTAGTGAATTTATGGCATCAAATTGACACTTTCTAAGGTTTGCCATTTGTAGGCTCGGCATAGATAAAATTCTATTTCTTAAAGTATCTTCTCTTAGAATTTTTGCTAAAAAATCAGGGCGATAGAATGCAAAAATTCGTCTAGAACGGCTTTTTTTATCACGCAAATCAGTAAAATAAATCTCAACACCATTGCTTTCAAATAAAAATGGCAACTCATTATCCATATGAGTGCGGACATTTGTAGGTAAATTTTTAGCATAATGACGCGATTGATTTTCTACACCGCTTAGACTAAGACCAGTTTTTTTAGCTTCTATAACGCCGCAAGCTTTGCCATCTATAAAGATAAGATAATCGGCAAAACTACCATCACTCATAGCAAACTCACGAACTACAACGCCACGATCTGCGGTGCGATCAAACTCATCTCTATTTTGCACGATAAACCCAGCTTTAATAAGTAAGGTATCGATATTTTGTCTAGATTTTTGCTCTGGTGTCATTTAAATTTCCTATAAATTTAACTTAACTCAATAGAGTTTTTAGTTTTTATTTTGCAATAGCTCTTATTAATTTTAATAAACTTTGATAGATATTTTTTATTTTATTGAATCTAAATTCACGCTTTACTTTGCAATGCTAAGTGCGATAAATTATCTCTTTTTATGCCTTTAAACTTGCTTAATTTATATTTAATACAATTTTAAAAAGTTTTAAGTTTTATTGTAGCTATAATTTATTAAAAATTCATTTGCACCTTTTTTATATACAGTTATATTGCTCACAGCAAATTTGTGATAAAGCCAATAAATATAAGATTGCTTCACTTCGTTAGCATTAAATTAAAATAATTGAAATAAGGCGATAGCAAAAAACTTAAAAGCTAGTTAAATATGGTTTAAAGTGTGTTTAAAATATTTAAAAAAGTGTTAAAGAGTGATATTGGTGCCTAGGGGGAGACTTGAACTCCCGACCTCCGGCTTATGAGACCAGCGCTCTAACCAGCTGAGCTACCGAGGCACAAAGGATTATGGTGGCTCTAACAGGACTTGAACCTGTGACCCCCACCATGTCAAGGTGATGCTCTACCAACTGAGCTATAGAACCTTTTTGGCTAAAAAGACTAGAATTATACAAATTCAAGCCTTAAATTTGAATAAATTTTTGGGCTTGAATTTAAAATTTATACCAAATTTGCCTTTACAAGCATAGCATAAAGAATCACAAACATAATGATTGTTGGAATTTCGTTATAAATTCTAAAGAATTTACCGCTTTTTGTGCAGCGATTTTCTTTAAATTGTTTCATAAAATATCCTAAACTAAAATGATAAATCACTAAAATCACTACACAAAGTAGCTTCATATGAAAATATCCTTGCTTCATTAGTTCAGGTTTAGCGCCAATTAAAATAAATAATCCTGAAGCTATCGTAATAATCATCGCAATCCATCCAATTCCATGAAATAGTTTGGATTCTTGAATCTTTACAACATCACAAAAGCCGTTATTTGCTATATGTTCAGCATGATAGACAAATAGCCTAGGCAGATAAAAAAGCATCGCCATCCACGATATAAAAGCAGCATAGTGCAACCATTTTAACCATAAATAGGTTTGAAATTCCATATTTTCTCCTTAAATTTTGTGCAAGTTTAGCATATGATTTATAAATGAATTTAAATATTTTTTAAAATTATATCTTTTTGCCTTAGATACTCTTCGTAATTTATAGCACCACTTTTGTAAAGCTCGTAAAGTTTTTCTATATTTTCTAAATTTTTAATATCACTAATACTATGCTGCAATGCGTTTATCTCGTTTATTTTTACCACCCAGCTATGAAGCAAAAAAGCATCAATTAGCCACCATATTAGCCAAAATCCTAAAAATATATAGCCAATTAAAAATATTGTCGTAGCACTTCCAATCCAAAATAGTGTTAACTGCATAACTCCGCTTAAAAACTTTCCGCAGTAAATTCTATGAGCGCTAAAAGCTGATAGAAAAAACCATAACAGATAGGCTATGTAGATATTTCGTCCCATTATTTTGCCTTTTTTTGGATTAAGGTTTGTAGCAAGATTATAGCTACGCCTAAATTTATCATTATATCAGCAAAGTTAAACACAGCAAACTCAAACCACTTATGCCAAAATATATAATCGACTACGCCTGGATGTATGAATCTATCAAAAATATTAGAACATCCACTGCCTAAAATCAAACCAAAAGCCGCTGTGTGCGACTTTAAAAGCTCTTTTTGTTTAATTAAATAAATAGCTAAAAGTGTGATTAATGCAATCTGAAG is a genomic window of Campylobacter devanensis containing:
- a CDS encoding type I restriction endonuclease subunit R, with the protein product MTPEQKSRQNIDTLLIKAGFIVQNRDEFDRTADRGVVVREFAMSDGSFADYLIFIDGKACGVIEAKKTGLSLSGVENQSRHYAKNLPTNVRTHMDNELPFLFESNGVEIYFTDLRDKKSRSRRIFAFYRPDFLAKILREDTLRNRILSMPSLQMANLRKCQFDAINSLENSLKNYKPRALIQMATGSGKTFTACNFIYRLIKFAGAKRVLFLVDRNNLGKQTKNEFENFHLNDENRKFSEVYITQHLNTNTIDKDAKVVITTIQRMYSMLSGDEYYDEKDEEISAYENYKSENKSERIVSYNPNIPIESFDFIVVDECHRSIYGEWRQVLEYFDAFIIGLTATPSKQTLGYFSANLVSQYPLERSIIDGINVDCEIFRIKTQISEYGNTIKKGFLVPVMDKKTRLKYYESLDENLEYQKTDLDRSVVSINQIQTILECYKNAIFTELYPEREPSFVPKTLIFAKDDNHAENITRITREVFGQGNDFCKKITYNIGNAKPEELIKAFKTDPTFRIAVTVDMIATGTDIKPLEVVIFMRDVKSSLYYEQMKGRGVRTINPNDLQTITPNAKSKDKFYLIDAVGVSESKKTISAPLERKKGISLAKILENVANGDTSDDTLSSLAGRLVRIEANISDDDKTQISKILDSKTLGQLASDILDTLDVDLTQNLNNDEIIAKKDEVLKPFNKPIFRKMLLDLSQKSKLYIDDISPDSVINAEFNKNKANEIIANFNDFINENKDEITALSIIYNKDYKNRKLTYELINELNDKLKSNNLDSFQIWNSYALVKPDKVKNNAKSIVGCLTNIIQLVKFALGFDDELREFSSIANSRFELWKGRQKNKGIIFDEKQNEFLELIKEYIISNSYLDLADIQSFLGNKGGIFKAKTLFDNFENLLIELNQALVA
- a CDS encoding CopD family protein gives rise to the protein MEFQTYLWLKWLHYAAFISWMAMLFYLPRLFVYHAEHIANNGFCDVVKIQESKLFHGIGWIAMIITIASGLFILIGAKPELMKQGYFHMKLLCVVILVIYHFSLGYFMKQFKENRCTKSGKFFRIYNEIPTIIMFVILYAMLVKANLV
- a CDS encoding NINE protein, with product MGRNIYIAYLLWFFLSAFSAHRIYCGKFLSGVMQLTLFWIGSATTIFLIGYIFLGFWLIWWLIDAFLLHSWVVKINEINALQHSISDIKNLENIEKLYELYKSGAINYEEYLRQKDIILKNI
- the lspA gene encoding signal peptidase II, translated to MNKVFLQFLGYFAIIFAADQLIKWLFLQGFRWQSDFIDLVLVYNKGVAFSMLAFLEGNLKYLQIALITLLAIYLIKQKELLKSHTAAFGLILGSGCSNIFDRFIHPGVVDYIFWHKWFEFAVFNFADIMINLGVAIILLQTLIQKKAK